The Hydrogenispora ethanolica genome includes a region encoding these proteins:
- the araH gene encoding L-arabinose ABC transporter permease AraH, which yields MSSTTLAPATKAVTKPLYKRIWDHASILIIYLIMFVILSLTVPYFFSWENMVGLSLAISTVGIVACTMLFCLASGDFDLSVENIVATSGVIAAVVIRNTGSVWLGILGGILSGGIVGLVNGVIIAKLKINALITTLAMSQVVRGLGFIISGGVAVGILKPQFYILGNNNFLGIPIPVWIMIFCFIVFSTLLNRTTYGRNTMAIGGNREAARLAGLNVDFIKIFIFTIQGFISGLAGVVLASRMTSGQPNSSVGFSLDVISACVLGGVSLSGGVGTMLGVIVGVIIMGTVQNAMNLLNIPTFYQYVVRGIILLLAVLFDQIKQKQG from the coding sequence ATGAGCAGCACTACTCTTGCCCCCGCCACGAAAGCCGTTACTAAACCCTTGTATAAACGAATCTGGGATCACGCCAGCATCTTGATTATTTACTTGATTATGTTTGTCATTTTGTCTCTGACGGTTCCTTATTTCTTCAGTTGGGAGAATATGGTCGGCCTGTCGCTTGCCATCTCAACCGTCGGTATTGTCGCCTGTACCATGCTGTTCTGCCTGGCTTCGGGAGATTTTGATCTTTCAGTCGAGAACATCGTAGCGACTTCAGGGGTCATCGCCGCAGTGGTGATTCGTAATACCGGTAGTGTGTGGCTTGGGATACTGGGGGGAATCCTGTCCGGCGGCATCGTCGGTTTGGTAAACGGCGTCATCATTGCCAAACTAAAAATTAACGCTTTAATCACCACCCTGGCCATGAGCCAGGTGGTCCGGGGACTCGGTTTCATTATTTCCGGAGGCGTTGCTGTGGGTATTTTAAAGCCGCAGTTTTACATCCTTGGCAACAACAACTTCCTGGGAATTCCGATTCCGGTATGGATTATGATTTTTTGCTTTATCGTTTTCAGTACCTTGCTTAACCGGACCACTTACGGCCGGAACACCATGGCCATCGGCGGAAACAGGGAAGCCGCCCGGCTCGCCGGCCTCAATGTGGATTTCATCAAAATTTTCATTTTTACAATCCAAGGCTTCATTTCGGGATTGGCCGGGGTGGTTTTGGCATCGCGGATGACCAGCGGCCAACCAAACTCTTCAGTCGGTTTCTCATTGGATGTCATTTCCGCATGCGTTCTGGGCGGCGTTTCCCTCTCCGGCGGCGTCGGCACCATGCTGGGCGTGATTGTCGGCGTAATTATCATGGGCACTGTCCAAAACGCCATGAATCTTTTGAATATTCCGACTTTCTACCAATATGTGGTCCGCGGAATCATCCTGCTGTTGGCGGTTTTGTTTGATCAGATAAAACAAAAACAAGGTTAA
- the araG gene encoding L-arabinose ABC transporter ATP-binding protein AraG: protein MQSGYLRFENISKQFPGVKALDGVTFEADEGSVHALVGENGAGKSTLLKILSGLYRPDGGHISLGGVAQHFSNTSDALHAGVAIIYQELNLVPDMTVAENLFLGHMPAKMGWLGKKALRENTLEMLKTLEEAIDPDCKIGNLSIAERQMIEIAKALARKAKVIAFDEPTSSLSDREVQKLFAIIAELKRQGKVILYVSHRLSEIFAICNAVTVFRDGKHIETFTDMSKLTQDQLVTKMVGRSIHDVYHYVRHPHGEAALEVENLMGYGLAEPATLTVNQGEVVGIFGLVGAGRTELLKLIYGATKAKMGKIKVFGREVRITKPSHAIHHGIVFCPEDRKKEGIIPIRSVRENINISVRRLTAKMGFIPEKRDIENAEHFVEQFNIKTPSIDKLVRDLSGGNQQKVVLARWLSEKVKVVLFDEPTRGIDVGAKAEIYGIISKLAAEGIGVLIVSSELPEILGISDRIIVMRQGKLQASLTHDEATEEKVLRLALPVVENKTSIYRMQ from the coding sequence ATGCAAAGCGGTTATCTGCGGTTTGAAAACATTTCCAAGCAGTTTCCCGGGGTCAAAGCTTTGGATGGCGTAACATTCGAGGCGGACGAAGGAAGCGTTCACGCCTTAGTCGGCGAAAATGGCGCCGGAAAATCCACCTTATTAAAGATTTTGAGCGGCTTGTACCGGCCGGACGGCGGACATATTTCCCTGGGCGGAGTGGCGCAGCATTTTTCAAATACCAGCGATGCGCTTCATGCAGGGGTAGCGATTATTTATCAGGAACTCAATCTGGTACCGGACATGACGGTAGCCGAAAATTTGTTTTTAGGTCATATGCCTGCGAAAATGGGTTGGCTCGGCAAGAAGGCTTTACGGGAAAATACGCTGGAGATGCTAAAAACGCTCGAAGAAGCTATTGATCCCGATTGCAAGATTGGCAATCTTTCCATTGCCGAACGGCAAATGATTGAGATTGCCAAAGCCCTGGCGCGAAAGGCCAAGGTCATTGCCTTCGATGAGCCGACCAGCAGCCTTTCCGACCGTGAAGTGCAAAAATTATTTGCGATTATCGCTGAACTGAAACGTCAAGGGAAGGTAATACTATATGTTTCGCACCGCTTGTCAGAAATCTTTGCAATTTGTAATGCGGTTACAGTGTTCCGCGACGGTAAACATATTGAGACATTCACCGATATGTCCAAATTAACTCAGGATCAGCTCGTAACAAAGATGGTCGGCCGTTCCATTCATGATGTCTATCATTATGTCCGCCATCCCCATGGTGAAGCGGCTTTGGAAGTTGAAAACTTAATGGGCTATGGGCTGGCTGAACCTGCTACTTTAACGGTAAACCAAGGAGAAGTGGTAGGCATTTTTGGACTGGTCGGCGCCGGCCGAACCGAATTGCTTAAATTGATTTACGGCGCCACGAAAGCAAAAATGGGGAAAATCAAGGTCTTCGGCAGAGAAGTAAGGATTACCAAACCGAGTCATGCCATCCATCATGGCATCGTTTTTTGCCCGGAAGATCGCAAAAAAGAAGGCATTATTCCGATCCGTTCGGTGCGGGAAAATATCAATATCAGCGTACGCAGATTAACGGCGAAGATGGGTTTTATTCCTGAAAAACGCGATATTGAAAACGCTGAGCATTTTGTCGAGCAATTCAATATTAAAACTCCATCCATTGATAAGCTGGTCCGGGATTTATCCGGAGGGAACCAGCAGAAGGTCGTTTTAGCCCGTTGGTTATCGGAAAAAGTAAAAGTGGTTCTATTCGATGAACCAACCCGTGGAATTGATGTCGGAGCAAAAGCGGAGATTTACGGGATTATATCGAAATTGGCAGCGGAAGGCATCGGTGTTCTGATTGTATCCAGCGAGCTTCCGGAGATTCTTGGTATTTCGGATCGGATCATCGTTATGCGGCAGGGAAAACTGCAAGCGTCTTTAACTCATGATGAAGCAACTGAGGAGAAGGTGTTACGGCTGGCACTACCGGTCGTTGAAAATAAAACATCGATATATAGGATGCAATAA
- a CDS encoding cache domain-containing sensor histidine kinase: protein MSLNPGDKLQRFFNVKKRLFTMLLLTSIVPILIITLVAIRNYSTLLDDAILSFTSTLMNNYKDGMDDTLAEIRRVSLTLIFQQTSAENNVLSVLRKQSLPDTRPNDYEVLTETRKINLTIESFLYSHKYINGIYFFANNGTVFSASKGYEIRYDYRPEESDWYHRTIAAKGKLIASDVKVHDFLLTSEPTIFFTTMIFDPDTTKPLGVLLIDCNLGIFNNITRNPAPNKATVFLLDGQGRLIYHSAKTSVNQRLGLRLPRRIAGRQDGIFLDRAREKYVLFKTLSERDWKIVAEFPIAELRYKFKPTIGFTIFFIAIGIVLSFTAAMLFSDYFAKPIVQLADLMKTSHDTQNLTVNVQYRKRRDEIGTLYRYFESLIERINNLIKDKYQTQLIVMDAEMKALESQINSHFLYNTLESINSIAEIEGIEKIAVMTKALGDMFRYSIKTDSELVTLAEELKHIRDYLLIQKIRYDDKFRLDLEIEPALLDTKILKLILQPLVENAICHGLETKKSPGELKISAYREEQRLVFLISDSGVGIDPQQLATINRDLREKPEFEGLGRRNKRGIGIANVNARIQLYYGPDYGLTLTSGLGQGTCIRVVVPELVPGSAQAS, encoded by the coding sequence ATGTCATTAAATCCAGGTGACAAATTGCAACGGTTTTTTAATGTCAAAAAACGGCTCTTTACGATGCTGCTGCTCACTTCGATCGTGCCGATCCTGATCATCACGCTGGTGGCGATCCGCAATTACAGCACGCTTTTGGATGATGCGATTCTCTCATTTACCTCCACGTTGATGAATAACTACAAGGATGGCATGGATGATACGCTGGCCGAGATCCGGCGGGTCAGCCTGACCTTGATCTTTCAACAGACTTCCGCCGAAAATAACGTGTTGTCGGTTTTGCGAAAACAGTCGCTCCCCGACACGCGGCCCAATGATTACGAAGTGCTGACCGAGACCCGCAAGATCAACCTCACCATCGAAAGTTTCCTGTATAGCCACAAATATATCAACGGCATCTATTTCTTCGCCAACAACGGCACGGTCTTCTCGGCCTCCAAAGGCTATGAGATCCGCTATGATTACCGCCCGGAAGAGTCGGACTGGTATCATCGGACCATCGCCGCCAAAGGCAAGTTGATCGCCAGTGACGTCAAGGTGCATGATTTCCTGTTGACATCCGAGCCCACCATCTTTTTTACCACGATGATCTTCGATCCCGATACCACCAAACCCTTGGGCGTGTTGCTCATCGATTGCAATCTTGGTATTTTCAACAATATCACCCGCAATCCGGCGCCCAACAAAGCGACCGTCTTTTTGTTGGACGGGCAGGGCAGGCTGATCTATCATTCCGCCAAAACTTCGGTCAATCAACGCTTGGGCCTCCGCTTGCCGCGGCGGATCGCGGGCCGCCAAGACGGTATCTTTCTGGACCGGGCCCGGGAAAAATACGTCCTCTTTAAAACGTTGTCCGAGCGGGACTGGAAGATCGTGGCCGAGTTCCCCATCGCGGAATTACGTTACAAATTCAAGCCGACCATCGGCTTTACCATCTTCTTCATTGCCATTGGCATCGTGTTGTCATTCACCGCCGCCATGCTGTTTTCGGATTATTTCGCCAAGCCCATCGTCCAACTGGCGGACTTGATGAAAACCTCCCACGATACGCAGAACCTGACCGTCAACGTCCAATATCGTAAGCGCCGTGATGAGATCGGCACGCTGTATCGCTATTTCGAATCACTGATCGAACGGATCAACAATTTGATCAAAGACAAATACCAGACCCAATTGATTGTCATGGACGCCGAGATGAAGGCGCTGGAGTCGCAGATCAATTCCCATTTCTTATACAATACCCTGGAATCCATCAATAGCATCGCGGAGATCGAAGGCATCGAGAAAATCGCCGTGATGACCAAGGCGCTCGGCGACATGTTTCGCTACAGCATCAAAACCGACAGCGAACTGGTGACTTTGGCGGAGGAATTAAAACATATCCGGGATTACCTGCTCATCCAAAAGATCCGTTATGACGATAAGTTCCGGCTGGATCTGGAGATTGAACCAGCTCTTTTGGACACGAAGATCCTGAAGCTCATTCTGCAGCCGCTGGTCGAAAATGCCATCTGTCACGGTCTTGAAACGAAAAAGAGCCCAGGGGAACTGAAGATCAGTGCTTATCGGGAGGAACAGCGGCTGGTCTTCCTGATCAGCGACAGCGGCGTCGGCATCGACCCGCAACAATTGGCCACGATCAACCGCGATTTACGGGAGAAACCCGAGTTTGAAGGATTAGGGCGGCGCAATAAGCGCGGCATCGGAATCGCCAATGTGAACGCCAGAATCCAATTGTATTACGGCCCGGACTATGGCCTAACCCTGACCAGCGGACTGGGCCAAGGCACTTGCATCCGAGTCGTCGTCCCCGAACTGGTTCCGGGGTCCGCTCAAGCCTCATAG
- a CDS encoding carbohydrate ABC transporter permease, whose translation MKTMNRGKNLTLNAAILAYLLLSLSPLLITLSNALRSPDNMKSPFLLFQEMSFQSLAIAFQKIGFVSAFCNSVLITTTAVLTIIIVASMAAYPLSRLDTRLSRFLALFFLAGIIVSAQIAIIPIYKVFKTIQLNHSRLAPILMYVSGSMPFSIFLYTQFIRGSIPVALEEAALMDGAGLFSRYWNVILPLLLPATLAIVFTQGVAIWNDFFMPMLFITEQVKKPLTLAMLGFMGDVENPTQWNVLFAACYLCTIPLLIAYAALQKYFISGLVIGGVKG comes from the coding sequence ATGAAAACCATGAATCGCGGCAAAAACCTGACCTTGAACGCGGCCATCCTCGCCTATCTGCTGCTGAGCCTGTCGCCGCTGTTGATCACCTTATCCAATGCCCTGCGCTCGCCGGATAACATGAAATCGCCGTTTCTGCTATTTCAGGAGATGAGTTTCCAAAGCCTGGCGATCGCCTTTCAAAAGATCGGTTTCGTGAGCGCTTTTTGTAACAGTGTCCTGATCACGACCACGGCGGTGCTTACGATCATCATCGTGGCGTCGATGGCCGCCTATCCGCTGTCCAGGCTGGATACCAGGCTGAGCCGGTTTCTGGCCTTGTTCTTCCTGGCCGGAATCATCGTCTCGGCGCAGATCGCGATCATTCCGATCTATAAGGTCTTTAAAACCATCCAGCTGAACCATTCGCGGCTGGCGCCGATCCTGATGTATGTCTCCGGTTCCATGCCGTTCAGCATTTTCCTCTATACCCAGTTCATCAGGGGCAGTATTCCGGTGGCCTTGGAGGAAGCGGCCCTAATGGACGGGGCCGGTCTATTCTCCCGGTATTGGAATGTGATTCTGCCGCTACTGCTCCCGGCGACCCTGGCCATTGTTTTCACCCAGGGCGTGGCCATCTGGAACGACTTTTTCATGCCGATGCTCTTCATCACCGAGCAGGTCAAAAAACCGTTGACCCTGGCCATGCTGGGATTCATGGGCGACGTCGAGAATCCGACCCAATGGAACGTATTATTCGCCGCTTGCTACTTATGTACTATTCCATTGCTGATTGCCTATGCGGCCCTGCAAAAATACTTCATTAGCGGGTTGGTCATCGGCGGCGTGAAAGGATAA
- a CDS encoding ABC transporter substrate-binding protein translates to MKRWIAVFLILLTFGSAFPLVIFGAAKAQPVTLSFMFTSRPKTDQQDFYLDILPQLVKEKFPEITLTVDTLPTDQYKNTIKSRLAAGEGPDVFTWWAFGLTEQMVGADYFMDLSSDRRALPFLKKMKPDLLKGFTVHGKVYAIPRGTTFLGTFYNKEMFKKAKIAKIPTDWPAFLAACEKLKAAGMVPIVASDKDWARIQYMLYNAAASLLYSDDPDYDAKLISGKAKFTDAKWINMLSKMKTLYDKGYIIKNSLGIGGEQAFQLFNDGKAAMIFDGTWDLLSLTKKGAADFERGMFALPTNEPGKPLYLPFSIDSGFVVNRFTKNKASVFKVLNYLYRDGTPLNKAFKQSMTPAPPNFGGISKDPLFGNYLGLYKHNKTHYFCNAYWPDGVATTLCMKFQECLIGSISVEEVAAATERKLREIQMNNP, encoded by the coding sequence ATGAAGCGATGGATTGCGGTTTTCTTGATTCTGCTGACGTTCGGCTCGGCATTTCCCCTGGTGATCTTCGGCGCAGCCAAGGCGCAGCCGGTGACCTTGTCGTTTATGTTTACTTCAAGGCCTAAAACGGATCAGCAGGATTTTTATCTGGACATCCTGCCGCAGTTAGTCAAGGAGAAGTTTCCCGAGATTACGCTCACGGTCGATACCTTGCCCACCGACCAGTATAAAAACACCATCAAGTCCCGGCTGGCGGCGGGCGAGGGCCCCGATGTCTTTACCTGGTGGGCTTTCGGCTTGACCGAACAGATGGTGGGCGCCGATTACTTTATGGATCTCAGCTCGGACCGCCGGGCGTTGCCGTTTCTCAAGAAGATGAAGCCGGATCTGCTGAAGGGCTTCACAGTCCATGGCAAAGTGTATGCCATTCCCCGGGGCACCACATTCTTAGGGACTTTTTACAATAAAGAGATGTTCAAAAAGGCGAAGATCGCCAAGATCCCAACGGACTGGCCGGCTTTCCTGGCTGCCTGCGAAAAGCTGAAGGCCGCCGGAATGGTTCCCATTGTCGCCTCGGATAAGGACTGGGCGAGGATCCAATATATGCTCTATAATGCGGCGGCCTCCCTCCTGTATAGCGATGATCCGGATTACGACGCCAAGCTCATCTCCGGAAAGGCGAAATTCACCGATGCCAAGTGGATCAATATGTTATCCAAGATGAAAACGCTCTACGATAAAGGCTATATCATCAAAAACAGCCTCGGCATCGGCGGAGAACAGGCTTTTCAGTTATTCAACGACGGCAAGGCGGCGATGATCTTCGACGGTACCTGGGACCTATTGAGTTTAACCAAAAAGGGCGCGGCCGATTTCGAGCGGGGCATGTTCGCGTTGCCCACCAATGAGCCGGGTAAACCGTTATACCTGCCGTTTTCGATCGATTCCGGTTTTGTCGTCAACCGCTTTACCAAAAACAAAGCCAGCGTGTTTAAGGTTTTGAACTACTTATATCGGGACGGCACTCCCTTGAACAAAGCCTTCAAACAGTCGATGACCCCCGCGCCGCCCAATTTCGGCGGCATATCGAAGGATCCTTTGTTCGGCAATTATCTGGGCCTGTACAAACACAACAAGACGCATTATTTCTGCAACGCCTACTGGCCCGATGGAGTCGCCACCACACTGTGCATGAAGTTTCAGGAGTGCCTGATCGGTTCCATTAGCGTGGAGGAGGTCGCCGCGGCGACCGAACGGAAGCTGCGCGAGATTCAGATGAATAACCCGTAA
- a CDS encoding dihydrodipicolinate synthase family protein, protein MEIIPNGVWPTMLTPFTENGQLDWDGLEQLIEWYIGKKATGLFAVCQSSEMFHLSLAERVKLARVVTQTVKGRIPVIAAGQIADSLAEQSEEIRQIAAAGIDAFVVLSNRLARADEPDAVWRENAERILNRFPDLQFGIYEAPYPYKRLLSPELLTWCAATGRFLFLKDTSCDLRQMREKLAAVRGTRLKIFNANSATLLSSLQSGISGYSGVMSNFFPDLYGWLVANWAHNPAAAATVQNFIGAASLVERQAYPVNAKYYLQREGLPIAIHCRARDARQFSPAERLEVEQLAALYRRFKANEIAIKDL, encoded by the coding sequence ATGGAAATCATTCCGAACGGGGTCTGGCCGACGATGCTCACCCCTTTCACTGAAAACGGCCAACTGGATTGGGACGGTTTGGAGCAGTTAATCGAATGGTATATCGGGAAGAAGGCGACCGGCCTCTTTGCGGTCTGCCAATCCAGCGAGATGTTTCATTTGAGCCTGGCCGAGCGCGTAAAACTGGCCCGCGTGGTAACCCAAACGGTCAAGGGCCGGATCCCGGTGATTGCCGCGGGGCAGATCGCGGATTCGCTGGCGGAACAGAGCGAGGAGATCCGCCAGATCGCCGCCGCCGGAATCGACGCTTTTGTCGTCCTCAGCAACCGCCTGGCCCGGGCCGATGAACCCGATGCGGTGTGGCGGGAGAACGCGGAACGGATTTTAAACCGGTTCCCGGATCTGCAGTTCGGGATCTATGAAGCGCCGTACCCTTATAAGCGGCTGCTCTCGCCGGAGCTTTTAACGTGGTGCGCGGCGACCGGCAGGTTCCTGTTTCTGAAGGACACCAGCTGCGATCTCCGGCAGATGCGGGAGAAGTTGGCGGCGGTCCGCGGCACCCGTTTGAAGATCTTTAACGCCAACTCGGCGACGCTATTGTCAAGCCTGCAATCGGGCATATCCGGTTATAGCGGCGTGATGTCCAACTTCTTTCCGGATCTGTACGGATGGCTGGTCGCGAACTGGGCTCACAATCCGGCCGCGGCCGCAACGGTACAAAACTTCATCGGCGCGGCCTCCTTGGTGGAACGGCAGGCCTATCCGGTCAATGCCAAATACTACTTGCAACGGGAAGGGCTGCCCATCGCCATTCATTGCCGGGCGCGGGACGCCCGGCAATTCAGTCCGGCCGAGCGGCTGGAGGTCGAGCAACTGGCGGCGCTCTACCGGAGATTCAAGGCCAATGAGATAGCCATCAAAGACCTTTGA
- a CDS encoding response regulator, with product MWSYIVVDDEPLIRRGIIQKIKATPLALQLAGEAADGEEALQLLQKADPEIILLDMKLPVLDGKRLLKIIHDSHPGKKVIIISGFSDFEYTQCAIENNVVGYLLKPFNRDEIKQLLEKAIRLIEQEQAKQAKLHSMIQEKEEYQKNLDIQQLVQAITNPFSAIMAAPGGNRLLGRLRKNGRFLMVAIVSESPMLKTELAAFLQQQDHEQRCLHIPVLIYPHEHLLLVFWDNTPETALHAPNGIIARLFQTLCAQAAPETQLYFCLSGVKERLDQLHEAYLECRQILDSRKLQAQKELLIFCRDSSPLTPFHWDDEDYLLFFIESGNPRQVIKYITDLFGMLAKDPDLTYQNVKEICNSLLSHILSLIKNQAIPMDAEIFFDIHQASSGLIELGQLRDLFLGNCLRITAGFQQKNYYASHSLVDNIQKYVQGNYAKALSLQKIATLFFVNPSYCSYIFKEKTGENLSDYINQVRIENAKIILKTTLFNITKVSKAVGYNNASYFFRIFKNYTGLTPWEYKRSVQQADPSSKQRI from the coding sequence ATGTGGTCCTATATCGTAGTAGATGATGAACCGTTAATCCGCCGCGGGATTATTCAAAAAATCAAAGCCACCCCTCTAGCACTGCAGCTGGCCGGCGAAGCGGCGGATGGCGAGGAAGCCCTCCAATTGCTGCAGAAGGCGGACCCCGAAATTATTCTGCTGGATATGAAACTGCCGGTCCTGGACGGCAAAAGGCTGCTTAAAATCATCCACGACAGTCATCCCGGGAAGAAAGTCATTATCATCAGCGGCTTTTCGGACTTTGAGTACACCCAGTGCGCCATCGAAAACAACGTTGTGGGCTATCTGCTCAAACCGTTCAACCGCGACGAGATCAAACAACTGCTGGAAAAGGCCATCCGCCTGATCGAGCAGGAGCAGGCCAAACAAGCCAAGTTACACAGCATGATTCAGGAAAAAGAGGAATATCAGAAGAACCTGGATATACAGCAGTTGGTTCAAGCCATCACCAATCCCTTCAGCGCGATCATGGCCGCTCCCGGCGGCAACCGGCTGTTGGGCAGACTCAGAAAGAACGGCCGGTTTCTGATGGTCGCCATTGTTTCCGAAAGCCCGATGCTCAAAACCGAACTGGCGGCCTTCCTGCAACAGCAGGATCATGAACAACGTTGTCTGCACATCCCGGTGCTAATCTATCCCCATGAGCACTTGCTGCTGGTCTTCTGGGACAATACTCCCGAAACTGCCCTCCATGCGCCGAACGGGATCATCGCCCGGCTTTTTCAAACGCTCTGCGCCCAAGCCGCACCCGAAACGCAACTGTATTTTTGTCTCAGCGGCGTTAAAGAGCGCTTGGACCAACTGCACGAGGCATACCTGGAATGCCGCCAGATCCTGGACTCCCGCAAACTGCAGGCCCAAAAGGAACTGCTCATTTTCTGCCGCGATTCCTCCCCTTTGACCCCGTTTCATTGGGACGACGAGGACTACCTCCTCTTTTTCATCGAATCCGGCAACCCGCGACAGGTAATCAAGTATATCACCGATCTGTTCGGGATGTTGGCGAAAGATCCGGACCTGACCTATCAAAACGTCAAGGAAATTTGCAACTCACTATTGAGTCATATCCTGAGCCTAATCAAAAATCAAGCCATTCCCATGGATGCCGAAATCTTCTTCGACATTCATCAGGCTTCTTCCGGCCTGATTGAACTTGGCCAACTGCGGGATTTGTTTCTGGGGAATTGTCTGCGGATCACAGCGGGGTTCCAGCAAAAGAATTACTACGCATCTCATAGCCTGGTCGATAATATCCAAAAATATGTTCAAGGGAATTACGCCAAGGCCTTGAGCCTTCAAAAAATTGCGACGCTGTTTTTTGTCAATCCCAGTTATTGCAGCTACATTTTCAAGGAAAAGACCGGCGAGAATTTGTCCGATTACATTAATCAAGTACGCATCGAAAATGCCAAGATCATCCTCAAAACCACGCTTTTCAATATCACCAAGGTCTCCAAAGCGGTCGGATACAACAACGCCAGTTATTTCTTCCGAATCTTTAAAAACTATACCGGTTTGACGCCCTGGGAATACAAGCGTTCGGTTCAACAGGCCGACCCTTCGTCGAAACAGCGAATTTGA
- a CDS encoding carbohydrate ABC transporter permease: protein MGYSNVFRKSLLFFLLPALLLYLMFWVVPVLMTFGYSVTNWNGIGNHLKFIGLKNFEFLTADGTLSNILKNTFLYAAFSIAYGNLVAIAIALILDEKLKWVGFYRTAFYLPTLYSSIVIGFVWGYVYMPNYGFIAKLLELAGLHNMDPNFLGNPHTSLLAVAFVESWKTIGTYAIIYIAGLKNVSAELLEAGLIDGCNWWNMVCRIKLPLMAPAITINLVLGLINGMKAFDYIYLLTGGGPGGASQTLMFSVYQTAFGDNLFGKAAAIAVVAFLLIFVLTALFVTYLRRKEVAA from the coding sequence ATGGGATATTCCAATGTATTCAGAAAGTCGCTGCTGTTTTTCTTACTGCCGGCGCTGCTATTATACCTCATGTTCTGGGTTGTTCCGGTGTTGATGACCTTTGGTTACAGCGTAACCAATTGGAACGGCATCGGGAATCATCTCAAGTTTATCGGCCTGAAAAACTTCGAATTTTTAACCGCCGACGGCACGTTAAGCAATATTTTGAAAAATACCTTTCTTTATGCGGCCTTTTCCATTGCCTACGGCAATCTGGTGGCCATCGCCATCGCCCTGATCCTCGATGAAAAATTGAAATGGGTGGGATTCTACCGGACTGCGTTTTATCTACCGACATTATACAGTTCCATCGTGATCGGGTTTGTCTGGGGTTACGTCTATATGCCCAATTACGGATTTATCGCTAAGCTCCTGGAGCTGGCGGGCCTCCATAATATGGACCCCAATTTCCTGGGCAATCCGCATACTTCCTTGCTGGCCGTGGCCTTCGTGGAGTCCTGGAAGACCATTGGTACCTATGCCATCATTTATATTGCCGGCTTGAAGAATGTCTCCGCCGAGTTGCTGGAGGCGGGGCTGATCGACGGCTGTAATTGGTGGAACATGGTCTGCCGGATCAAGTTGCCCTTGATGGCGCCGGCGATCACCATCAATCTGGTGCTGGGCTTGATTAACGGGATGAAAGCGTTTGACTACATTTATCTGTTGACCGGCGGCGGGCCGGGCGGCGCCTCGCAGACCCTGATGTTCAGCGTGTATCAGACCGCCTTCGGCGACAATCTGTTCGGCAAGGCCGCCGCCATCGCGGTGGTTGCCTTCCTGTTGATCTTCGTCCTGACGGCGCTGTTCGTCACTTACCTCCGGCGCAAAGAGGTGGCAGCATGA